A window of Pseudomonas putida genomic DNA:
CGACGCCTGGTTGCAGGGTTGTCCGAAACCACCCCGGGCTTGTGTAGGCGCAGACCTGGGAGAGGGTTACCTGGTCGAGGTACAGGTATTTGCCGTATGCCCTGAGTGCGCCTGACCCTGAGCGACCGAAGCCCCGGGTCAGCGTACGGCTCGGGGCACCGCCCTTACATAGATCAGTTCGCTTACCAGCTCCACCAGTGTCTGGGTAATCACCGCTGCCGCGGCCAACCCGCTCATTGTTTCGGGCAGTGCCAGCGCCAATGGCAACACTACCAACGAGTTGCGCGTGGCGGCGCTGAAGGTTACCGCCCGTGCCTCGGTCACCGGCAGGCGCAGCAGGCGCGCCGCAACGAACCCGAGCACTGGCGCCAACAGCATGAAGCCGATGTACACCGGAATCACCGGCAGCAAACGGTCGTAATCACGCAGCACCACGGTTATTTGCGAGGCGATCACCACCACCAGCACCAAGGCCATGGCCGGCACCGGCATCCACGCACAGGCGTCGTTCCATGTGGACATCGTGCGCGAATGACGGGCACCCGCGCTGGTGAGCACGGCGAGGACCATCGGCAGCACGATCAGCAGCAGGAAGGCTTCCACGAACGGGGTGATGGAGATGGCCACGTTGCTGCTGTCACCCAGCATCAGGGCCAGGTAAAGCGGCAGCAGCGCCAGTTGTACCAACAGCAGCACGGGGGTGGCGGCCAGGGTCAGGCGGGCGTCGCCTTTGCCGATGTGGGTGAACACCACCACGTAGTCGATGCACGGTGTCAGCAGCACCAGCAGTGCACCGATCAGGACCGCCGGGTGTGCGACCAGGCCGCGGGTAATGGCCCAGACCAGCAGGGGCACGAGGATGAAGTTGGCCAGCAGCAGGGCGGCCATGAAGCGGCGATTGCCCAGGCCCTGGCGCAAGTCGAGGAAGGGGATCTGCAGGAACATCGCGTACATCAGTACGGCGATGGCAGGGGTGACCAGGGCTTCCAGGTGGCGTGCAGTGTCGCTGGCCAGCAGGCCGAACGTGATGGCGGCGAGCACGGCGGCGAAGTAGATCGGGACCTGGTGCGTTTCAAGTTGCGCTCTGGTCAAGGTATGGCCTGTGCTTGAAGGGAGGAACGCTATCATAACCTGTGGGAGCGGGCGTGCCCGCGAACACCGGCGCAGCCGGTGCCATCCACCGAGTCGTCTTCTTCGCGGGCACGCCCGCTCCCACAGGATTCGCCTCCCGAAAACGAAAAAGCCCGGCACTAGGCCGGGCTTTTTCCTGTCAGGCAATCGCCAATCAGTTGCCGTATACCGGCAGCTTCTTGCAGATGGCCTTGACCTTCTCACGTACGGCGTCGATCACCGCTTCGTTGTTCAGGTCAGCCAGGATGTCGCAGATCCAGCCAGCCAGCTCGCGGCACTCGGCTTCCTTGAAACCACGGGTAGTCACGGCCGGGGTGCCGAAACGCAGGCCCGAGGTGACG
This region includes:
- a CDS encoding bile acid:sodium symporter; this encodes MTRAQLETHQVPIYFAAVLAAITFGLLASDTARHLEALVTPAIAVLMYAMFLQIPFLDLRQGLGNRRFMAALLLANFILVPLLVWAITRGLVAHPAVLIGALLVLLTPCIDYVVVFTHIGKGDARLTLAATPVLLLVQLALLPLYLALMLGDSSNVAISITPFVEAFLLLIVLPMVLAVLTSAGARHSRTMSTWNDACAWMPVPAMALVLVVVIASQITVVLRDYDRLLPVIPVYIGFMLLAPVLGFVAARLLRLPVTEARAVTFSAATRNSLVVLPLALALPETMSGLAAAAVITQTLVELVSELIYVRAVPRAVR